One window of the Posidoniimonas polymericola genome contains the following:
- a CDS encoding homocysteine S-methyltransferase family protein, giving the protein MPQHRHALPQLNNQTVITDGGMETVLLFQKGFELPDFCAFPLLRTEEGRAALAEYLTDYLTIARRHGVTLLLESNTWRAHSDWVTKLGFHESDAADLNNEAIDLLVSAREANPDVRTVISGCIGPRGDGYVPSSAMSADQAHGYHRAQVETLARSEADLISALTLNYTDEAIGLARAAGEADMPCAISFTVETDGRLPTGQPLGEAIEQCDASCPQPPAYYMINCAHPTHFAHLADEGAPWLERVGGLRANASTKSHAELDEMAELDEGDPADLGARVGAFRRRMPSLNVVGGCCGTDHRHIASIAAACCDC; this is encoded by the coding sequence ATGCCCCAACACCGCCACGCGTTGCCGCAGCTCAACAACCAAACCGTAATCACTGACGGCGGGATGGAGACCGTCCTGCTGTTTCAGAAGGGGTTCGAGCTCCCCGATTTCTGTGCGTTCCCGCTGCTCCGCACCGAAGAGGGGAGGGCGGCCCTGGCCGAGTACCTGACCGACTACCTAACGATCGCCCGCCGGCACGGCGTAACGCTGCTGCTGGAGAGCAACACCTGGCGGGCGCACTCCGATTGGGTGACGAAGCTCGGCTTCCACGAGTCCGACGCGGCCGACCTAAACAACGAGGCGATCGACCTGCTCGTCTCGGCCCGCGAGGCGAACCCGGACGTGCGGACCGTGATTAGCGGCTGCATCGGTCCGCGGGGCGACGGCTACGTGCCGTCCAGCGCAATGTCTGCCGATCAGGCGCACGGCTATCACCGTGCCCAGGTAGAAACCCTCGCCCGCAGCGAGGCCGACTTAATATCCGCGCTGACGCTCAACTACACCGACGAGGCGATCGGACTGGCCCGGGCCGCGGGCGAGGCCGACATGCCGTGCGCGATCTCGTTCACCGTGGAGACCGACGGCCGGCTGCCGACCGGGCAGCCGCTCGGCGAGGCGATCGAGCAGTGCGACGCGTCGTGCCCGCAGCCGCCGGCCTACTACATGATCAACTGCGCGCACCCGACGCACTTTGCCCATCTGGCGGACGAGGGCGCGCCGTGGCTGGAGCGGGTGGGCGGGCTCCGCGCCAACGCGTCGACCAAGAGCCACGCCGAGCTGGACGAGATGGCCGAGCTCGACGAGGGCGACCCGGCGGACCTGGGCGCTCGTGTCGGCGCGTTCCGCCGCCGGATGCCGTCGCTCAATGTGGTGGGCGGTTGCTGCGGGACCGACCACCGCCACATCGCGTCGATCGCGGCGGCCTGCTGCGATTGCTGA
- a CDS encoding DUF1569 domain-containing protein translates to MGKRKLSFGSLDEAADEIRRLRDGGYQPLVKWNLSECCEHLDKTMQAGMTGSIKPLPWVLRATVFRAMTEAIMAIGRMPGGAPAPPEIAPQEHAEDEPAVIDACLATLDRAAAFQDPLPTHMFSTGMNARKWKRLMCVHAAHHLGNLQPKQG, encoded by the coding sequence ATGGGCAAACGCAAGCTTTCGTTCGGCTCGCTCGACGAGGCCGCCGACGAGATCCGCCGGCTCCGCGACGGCGGCTATCAGCCGCTGGTCAAGTGGAACCTGAGTGAGTGCTGTGAGCACCTCGACAAGACGATGCAGGCCGGCATGACCGGCAGCATCAAGCCGCTGCCGTGGGTCCTCCGCGCGACCGTGTTCCGCGCAATGACCGAGGCAATCATGGCGATCGGCAGGATGCCGGGCGGCGCTCCGGCGCCACCCGAGATTGCGCCCCAGGAGCACGCCGAGGACGAACCGGCCGTGATCGATGCGTGCCTGGCGACGCTCGATCGCGCCGCCGCGTTCCAGGACCCGCTGCCGACACACATGTTTAGCACCGGCATGAACGCCCGCAAGTGGAAGCGGCTGATGTGCGTCCACGCCGCGCACCACCTGGGTAATCTGCAGCCGAAGCAGGGCTGA
- a CDS encoding PSD1 and planctomycete cytochrome C domain-containing protein, whose translation MPRRCVHRVISTACVLGALSACVPTVSADEPIEFNEHIRPIFVEHCAGCHGGPKQAGGVSFLYRRDVLSEGDSGQPVVTPGDPEASHLIERVTEPDNDFRMPPKEHGPRLTDHEIGLLREWVRQGAAWQEHWSFVKPERPDRPAVVHDEWPLHELDYHVLARLEREGLAPSPLAPREQWLRRVTFDLTGLPPTEAQRDAYLADDAAGAEERVVERLLESPRFGERWAAMWMDLGRYADTMGYEKDLGRTMWPWRDWLIRALNADLPYDQFVVKQLAGDLLPNPTLDDRLATALHRNTQTNTEGGTDDEEFRLAAVIDRVNTTWQVFQAQTFGCVQCHTHPYDPIEHHEYYEFVAIFNNTRDADFDDEQPLLRVPADPADKPELTALDDEASRLHRKLHVGVLDIAGDDSQWQPLAIASAAANNGSQLVVKRHDGRDEVWTRGTIASGTDFTLQAAPSGDLASPITALRIDALPKDAEQALRIPEDGFVVTRLSLQVIAADGSKLREVEVRSVFCDEPEPMFDPRESLRDSTDGWAAYTKLFRRRWAVFVLAEPLELPPNARLQITLDHDREGSGQTPLVLGRSRFSISTSQQWGRLQQDPKFVASLQRLDEIANQAKQIACARVPVMQQRDPRAARNTYTFVRGNWLERGEQVRPGTPDSLPPLPTDNGGNRLDMAHWIASPENPLTARTLVNRVWEQLFGLGVVETVEDLGASGAEPSNQPLLDLLATQLQGEMHWSFKSLLREIVLSATYRQDSRVSAELAERDPRNTLLARGPRTRLQAEMVRDQALLLSGRLCDKPFGPPVMPYQPDGVWRSVYSGAAWETSPGEDRFRRAVYTYWKRTSAYPSLMAFDMTSREVCTPRRLTTNTPLQALVTLNDPAYVELAQALGERMTQHGKAPAEQIAWAYRLAVGMPAADQSVRELLDLYHAAEESYRQDPAEAAHLGGDAAAFARTVLANAILNLDASMTK comes from the coding sequence ATGCCCCGCCGCTGCGTCCATCGCGTGATCTCGACCGCCTGCGTGCTCGGTGCGTTGTCGGCGTGCGTGCCGACCGTATCTGCGGACGAGCCGATCGAGTTCAACGAGCACATCCGGCCGATCTTCGTGGAGCACTGCGCCGGCTGCCACGGCGGGCCGAAGCAGGCGGGGGGCGTGTCGTTCTTGTACCGCCGCGACGTCCTGTCCGAGGGCGACAGCGGCCAACCGGTCGTCACGCCGGGCGACCCCGAGGCCTCGCACCTGATCGAGCGCGTCACCGAGCCCGACAACGACTTCCGCATGCCCCCCAAGGAGCACGGCCCGCGGCTGACCGACCACGAGATCGGGCTGCTGAGGGAGTGGGTCCGGCAGGGCGCGGCGTGGCAAGAGCACTGGTCGTTCGTGAAGCCAGAGCGTCCCGATCGGCCCGCGGTTGTGCACGACGAGTGGCCGCTCCACGAGCTCGACTACCACGTGCTGGCGAGGCTCGAACGGGAGGGCCTCGCGCCGTCGCCGCTGGCGCCGCGTGAGCAGTGGCTCCGCCGCGTGACGTTCGATTTGACCGGCCTGCCGCCGACCGAGGCCCAGCGTGACGCGTACCTGGCCGACGACGCGGCGGGCGCCGAAGAGCGGGTGGTCGAGCGGCTGCTCGAATCGCCGCGGTTCGGCGAACGCTGGGCGGCGATGTGGATGGACCTCGGCCGCTACGCCGACACCATGGGCTACGAGAAGGACCTGGGCCGCACGATGTGGCCGTGGCGCGATTGGCTGATCCGTGCGCTCAACGCCGACCTGCCGTACGACCAGTTTGTCGTCAAGCAACTGGCCGGCGACCTGCTCCCCAACCCGACCCTCGACGACCGACTCGCCACGGCGCTGCACCGGAACACGCAGACCAACACCGAGGGCGGCACCGACGACGAGGAGTTTCGCCTGGCCGCGGTGATCGACCGCGTCAACACGACCTGGCAGGTGTTCCAGGCCCAGACCTTCGGCTGCGTGCAGTGCCACACGCACCCGTACGACCCGATCGAGCACCACGAATATTACGAGTTCGTAGCGATCTTCAACAACACCCGCGACGCGGACTTTGATGACGAGCAGCCGCTGCTGCGTGTTCCGGCGGACCCCGCGGACAAACCAGAGCTGACTGCACTCGACGACGAAGCGTCGCGGCTGCACCGCAAGTTGCACGTCGGTGTGCTCGATATCGCAGGCGACGATTCGCAGTGGCAGCCGCTGGCGATCGCCAGCGCCGCCGCCAACAACGGCTCGCAGCTGGTAGTGAAGCGACACGATGGCCGCGACGAGGTTTGGACCCGAGGCACGATTGCCAGCGGCACGGACTTCACGCTGCAGGCGGCTCCGTCGGGCGATCTCGCGTCGCCGATTACTGCGCTGCGGATCGACGCCCTGCCGAAGGACGCTGAACAGGCGTTGCGGATCCCTGAGGATGGGTTCGTGGTGACGCGCCTCTCGCTGCAGGTCATTGCGGCCGACGGGAGCAAGCTGCGGGAGGTAGAGGTCCGCTCTGTGTTCTGCGATGAGCCCGAGCCGATGTTCGATCCGCGTGAGAGCCTTCGCGACAGCACCGACGGCTGGGCGGCGTACACCAAGCTCTTCCGGCGCCGCTGGGCCGTGTTCGTTCTCGCCGAGCCGCTGGAACTGCCCCCCAACGCCCGGCTGCAGATCACGCTCGACCACGACCGCGAGGGCTCGGGCCAGACGCCGTTGGTGCTGGGGCGTTCCCGCTTTAGCATCAGCACCAGCCAGCAGTGGGGGCGGTTGCAGCAGGACCCAAAGTTCGTCGCCTCGCTGCAGCGGCTCGATGAGATCGCCAACCAAGCCAAGCAGATCGCCTGCGCCCGCGTGCCGGTGATGCAGCAGCGTGACCCGCGTGCGGCGCGGAACACCTACACTTTTGTCCGCGGCAACTGGCTGGAACGCGGCGAGCAGGTGCGGCCCGGCACGCCCGACTCGCTGCCGCCGCTCCCAACCGACAACGGCGGCAACCGGCTCGACATGGCCCACTGGATCGCCTCGCCCGAGAACCCGCTGACCGCTCGCACGCTGGTCAACCGGGTGTGGGAGCAGCTATTTGGGCTCGGCGTCGTCGAGACGGTCGAGGACCTCGGCGCGAGCGGCGCCGAGCCGTCCAACCAGCCGCTGCTCGACCTGCTGGCGACCCAACTGCAGGGCGAGATGCACTGGAGCTTCAAGTCGCTGCTGAGAGAGATCGTCCTTTCGGCGACCTACCGTCAGGACTCCCGTGTCAGTGCGGAGCTTGCCGAGCGCGACCCGCGGAACACGCTGCTCGCCCGCGGCCCGCGCACGCGACTGCAGGCCGAGATGGTCCGTGACCAGGCGCTGTTGCTGTCGGGCCGGCTGTGCGACAAGCCGTTCGGCCCGCCGGTGATGCCCTACCAGCCTGACGGTGTGTGGCGGTCGGTCTACAGCGGCGCGGCGTGGGAGACCTCGCCCGGCGAGGACCGCTTCCGCCGCGCGGTCTACACTTACTGGAAGCGGACCAGCGCGTACCCCAGCCTGATGGCGTTCGACATGACCAGCCGCGAGGTCTGCACCCCGCGCCGGCTGACCACCAACACGCCGCTGCAGGCGCTCGTCACGCTCAACGACCCGGCGTACGTCGAGCTGGCCCAGGCGTTGGGCGAGCGGATGACGCAACACGGCAAGGCTCCCGCCGAGCAGATCGCCTGGGCGTACCGGCTGGCGGTCGGTATGCCGGCGGCCGACCAGAGCGTTCGTGAATTGCTCGACCTGTACCACGCGGCGGAAGAGAGCTACCGGCAAGACCCCGCGGAAGCCGCTCACCTCGGCGGCGACGCGGCGGCCTTCGCCCGCACGGTCCTGGCCAACGCCATCCTGAACCTCGACGCCTCGATGACCAAGTAG
- a CDS encoding DUF1501 domain-containing protein: MNLAQQLQRDQLQRQTRRTFLSEGMAGLGALWLGGQLTQPAYAGGGAIEIDRAQPQVPRRPHFAPRAKSVIYLHMAGAPSQFELFCHKPDLQRLNGRDCPQEFLEGKRFAFIQGTPQLLGSYYPYHQSGESGAWVSDRLPHFERVMDKVCFVHTMRTDQFNHAPAQLLMQTGDQRLGYGSIGSWVTYGLGSENQDLPGFVVLVSGGKFPSAGKSVWGSGFLPSVYQGVQCRSQGDPVLFLSNPDGLSQGLRGRMIQAINRVNRRTHDELGDPETVTRIAQYEMAYRMQMAATDAMDIHRETTATKASYGVEPGAESFANNCLLARRLVERGVRYVQLYDWGWDSHGAAQSEALNGGFAGKCRDIDQPIAALLNDLEQRGLLDETLVVWGGEFGRTPMRENRGGREMRFVGRDHHPHAFTIWMAGGGVKAGTHIGETDPIGYEPITEPIQVRDLHATMLHLLGLDHRKLIYPHQGLNQKLTGVKPSRVVDEILA, translated from the coding sequence ATGAACCTCGCTCAACAGCTGCAACGCGACCAGCTCCAACGCCAGACCCGGCGGACGTTCCTCAGCGAAGGGATGGCCGGGCTGGGTGCGTTGTGGCTCGGCGGCCAGCTCACGCAGCCAGCCTACGCTGGCGGCGGCGCGATCGAGATCGACCGGGCGCAGCCGCAGGTCCCCCGCCGGCCGCACTTTGCCCCGCGCGCCAAGAGCGTGATCTACCTGCACATGGCCGGCGCGCCGAGCCAGTTCGAGCTGTTCTGCCACAAGCCCGACCTGCAGCGGCTCAACGGCCGCGACTGCCCCCAGGAGTTCCTCGAGGGCAAACGCTTCGCCTTCATCCAGGGGACGCCGCAGCTGCTCGGCTCGTACTACCCCTACCACCAGTCGGGCGAGAGCGGCGCGTGGGTCAGCGACCGGCTGCCGCACTTCGAGCGGGTGATGGACAAGGTCTGCTTCGTGCACACGATGCGGACCGACCAGTTCAACCACGCGCCGGCGCAGCTCTTGATGCAGACCGGCGACCAGCGCCTCGGCTACGGCTCGATTGGCTCGTGGGTGACCTATGGCCTGGGGAGTGAGAACCAGGACCTGCCCGGCTTTGTGGTGCTGGTCTCTGGCGGCAAGTTCCCCAGCGCCGGCAAGAGCGTGTGGGGATCGGGCTTCCTGCCGTCGGTCTACCAGGGCGTGCAGTGCCGCTCGCAGGGCGACCCGGTGCTGTTCCTCTCGAACCCGGACGGGCTGAGCCAGGGACTGCGGGGCCGCATGATCCAGGCGATCAACCGCGTCAACCGCCGCACCCACGACGAGCTCGGCGACCCCGAGACCGTCACCCGCATCGCCCAGTACGAGATGGCGTACCGCATGCAGATGGCCGCCACGGATGCGATGGACATCCACCGCGAGACAACCGCCACCAAAGCGTCGTACGGCGTCGAACCGGGCGCGGAGAGCTTCGCCAACAACTGCCTGCTCGCGCGGCGACTGGTCGAACGCGGCGTGCGGTACGTGCAGCTCTACGACTGGGGCTGGGACTCGCACGGAGCCGCCCAGAGCGAGGCCCTCAACGGCGGCTTCGCCGGCAAGTGCCGCGACATCGATCAACCGATTGCTGCTCTGCTCAACGACCTCGAGCAGCGCGGCCTGCTGGACGAGACCCTCGTCGTGTGGGGCGGCGAGTTCGGACGCACGCCGATGCGCGAAAACCGCGGCGGCCGCGAGATGCGTTTCGTCGGACGCGACCACCACCCGCACGCCTTCACTATTTGGATGGCGGGCGGCGGCGTGAAGGCCGGCACGCACATCGGCGAGACCGACCCCATCGGCTACGAGCCGATCACCGAGCCGATCCAGGTCCGTGATCTGCACGCCACGATGCTGCACCTGCTGGGACTCGACCACCGCAAGCTGATCTACCCGCACCAGGGGCTCAACCAGAAGCTCACCGGGGTGAAGCCGTCGCGCGTGGTCGACGAGATCCTGGCGTGA
- a CDS encoding PEP-CTERM sorting domain-containing protein, which translates to MNRSLLHAAGCGVVCLVVLLSTAAREARAVSYAVNVDGVDAIFLAGRTDLTIPDASLPWTGPGDYLVRHPSPTPEEALESLPSGIGITAGDVVRVLDPTIGGIDFYNGFGPPYFGPSGNSLAGSSVGSLGGISGYAGPQGPLTGVFLDDSVPSAGPAPSTIDFTPAGIGVDFPELSPELGQVFYIGDGVTSGGVFQEFTAPAGATRLFLGIPDGFGFSGPPGAYDDNDGSYRVVIGVNELPVIPEPTAATLVALAACCFARAQRRRR; encoded by the coding sequence ATGAACCGTTCACTTTTACACGCCGCTGGTTGCGGCGTGGTCTGTTTGGTAGTCCTGTTGAGCACGGCTGCTCGCGAAGCACGGGCGGTTAGCTACGCGGTGAACGTGGATGGCGTCGACGCCATCTTCCTGGCGGGCCGCACCGACCTGACGATCCCCGACGCGTCGCTGCCGTGGACCGGGCCCGGCGACTACCTAGTGCGCCACCCATCACCGACGCCCGAGGAGGCGCTCGAGAGCCTGCCTTCGGGCATCGGCATCACCGCGGGCGACGTCGTGCGGGTGCTTGACCCGACAATCGGCGGCATCGACTTCTACAACGGTTTTGGACCTCCCTACTTCGGCCCCAGCGGCAACTCGCTGGCGGGCAGCTCGGTGGGATCGCTGGGCGGCATCAGCGGCTACGCAGGCCCGCAGGGCCCCTTAACGGGCGTGTTCCTCGACGACTCGGTCCCGTCCGCCGGTCCTGCGCCGTCGACCATCGATTTCACCCCCGCTGGCATTGGCGTCGACTTTCCAGAACTCAGCCCCGAACTCGGGCAGGTGTTCTACATCGGCGACGGCGTCACGAGCGGCGGCGTCTTTCAGGAGTTTACCGCCCCGGCCGGTGCGACCCGGCTGTTCCTCGGCATCCCCGACGGCTTCGGCTTCAGCGGTCCGCCCGGCGCCTACGACGATAACGACGGCTCTTACCGGGTGGTGATTGGGGTGAACGAATTGCCGGTCATCCCTGAGCCAACAGCGGCCACTCTGGTTGCCCTGGCGGCGTGCTGCTTTGCACGCGCCCAGCGGCGGCGCCGCTAG
- a CDS encoding PAS domain S-box protein, with the protein MPSLSAPTRVSQGVVCLAGGYALASGSVTLTGWLFDIKRLADWWGDGIWMQFNTALAAMASGLALLLLTQLTGSAWGRRVGQAAAALTILIGVLTLVEHATGLNIGIDTHLDRSWGQRATVSPGRMGPPACISFTLLGVSLLLLVRGRRGRRIGSIMAVAPLLISSLSLIGYWFGADQLFGMAKVTAIARQTSTILAVLGVGAIAAYPERGAFCALSRDDIGGQLFRRLLAPVLVVPLIIGWLLVRGHNLGYYDQGFNAAVLVLGGVALFVGLLWWTAKNLGQYAVEAQRAQNYLAAIVESSHDSIISKTLDGTIVSWNAGAEQLFGYTEVEAVGRSIELIVPPERRDEERDILERLQRGERIQNYETRRRRKDGEQVYVSMSIAPVKSASGEVLGASNIARDITERRRADEAVRRREADLRALADTMPQLAFMGHPDGGIFWYNQQWYEYTGLAQGESEGWGWQKLHDPDILPTVLARWQQCLASGARFEMEFPLRGADGEYRWFLTRVHPLRDDAGHVVRWFGAMTDIDRSKRVEQRLREQTETLELLNETAKAVGSVLGLGELLQFITDIARRLSGAKYVAFYCNTADEAGDELTLRAVSGALREAFDPLATPSALTLFGPDAGGDRSVCVDDLQQVASSDPQSDFPGLPLGRFTVRSYLAVPVASRSGEIVGGLFFGHPEPNRFGPQIEQVIAGVASQASVAIDNSRLYENLKQAADERLMLLEAERAARSEAERVSVMKDEFLATLSHELRTPLNAILGWAQILDPDESDREELAEGLETIQRNARTQTQLIEDLLDMSRIISGKVRLEPKLLTTAEVIRQATESVRHSAEAKGIKLVHNFDAEGPVWGDPTRLQQVFWNLLSNAIKFTPAGGSVTTTLSERGGQVEVSVTDSGIGVKPEFLRVMFDRFRQADATTTRAYGGLGLGLSIVKNLVELHGGTIEASSEGEGRGATFTVRLPVNESERHDPRQSQGAAPEEADPGMAGLRVLIVEDEVDSRAMLKRVLKQSDAEVIEAGSADEGLRLLKSTRPDVIVSDIGMPGVDGYDFIRSVRKLPVSAGGQTPAVALTALTRSEDRTKALMAGFGAHVAKPVDPKRLLNTIHGLVATARSSEAS; encoded by the coding sequence ATGCCCTCTCTGTCGGCGCCAACCCGCGTGTCGCAGGGCGTGGTGTGCCTGGCGGGCGGGTACGCGCTGGCAAGCGGGTCGGTCACCCTTACCGGCTGGTTGTTTGATATCAAACGACTCGCGGACTGGTGGGGTGATGGCATCTGGATGCAGTTCAACACGGCGCTTGCCGCGATGGCCAGCGGGCTGGCGTTGCTGCTGCTTACCCAGCTGACGGGATCCGCGTGGGGGCGACGGGTTGGCCAAGCGGCGGCGGCGCTCACCATTCTGATTGGCGTCCTGACGCTGGTGGAGCACGCCACCGGCCTGAACATCGGGATCGACACGCATCTCGATCGCTCCTGGGGGCAACGGGCCACGGTCTCGCCGGGCCGGATGGGGCCGCCTGCCTGTATCTCCTTCACGCTGCTGGGGGTCTCGCTGCTCTTGCTGGTGCGGGGCCGAAGGGGGCGCCGGATCGGCAGCATCATGGCGGTCGCCCCGCTGCTAATCTCGTCGCTGTCGCTCATCGGCTACTGGTTCGGCGCGGACCAGTTGTTTGGCATGGCGAAGGTGACCGCCATTGCGCGTCAGACTAGCACCATCCTCGCCGTGCTGGGCGTCGGGGCGATCGCTGCTTACCCAGAACGCGGAGCGTTCTGCGCCCTTAGCCGCGACGACATCGGCGGGCAGTTGTTCCGCCGCCTGCTGGCGCCGGTGCTGGTGGTGCCGTTGATCATCGGCTGGCTATTGGTGCGCGGGCACAACCTGGGCTACTACGATCAGGGGTTCAACGCGGCGGTGCTGGTGCTGGGCGGCGTGGCGCTGTTCGTGGGGCTGCTGTGGTGGACCGCCAAGAACCTCGGCCAGTACGCGGTCGAGGCGCAGCGCGCCCAGAACTACCTTGCCGCCATCGTCGAGAGCTCGCACGACTCGATCATCAGCAAGACCCTCGACGGGACCATCGTCAGCTGGAACGCGGGGGCCGAGCAGCTGTTTGGCTACACCGAGGTCGAGGCGGTCGGCCGTTCGATCGAGCTCATTGTCCCGCCCGAACGGCGGGACGAGGAGCGCGACATCCTCGAGCGTCTGCAGCGGGGCGAGCGGATCCAGAACTACGAGACCCGCCGCCGCCGCAAGGACGGCGAGCAGGTGTACGTTTCGATGTCGATTGCCCCGGTGAAGTCGGCCTCGGGCGAGGTGCTCGGCGCGTCGAACATTGCCCGTGACATCACCGAACGCCGCCGCGCCGACGAGGCGGTGCGGCGCCGCGAGGCCGACCTCCGCGCGCTCGCCGACACGATGCCGCAGCTGGCCTTCATGGGGCACCCCGACGGCGGCATCTTCTGGTACAACCAGCAGTGGTATGAGTACACCGGCCTCGCGCAGGGCGAGAGCGAGGGCTGGGGCTGGCAGAAGCTGCACGACCCCGACATCCTGCCGACCGTGCTCGCGCGGTGGCAGCAGTGCCTGGCTTCCGGCGCGCGGTTCGAGATGGAGTTCCCCCTCCGCGGCGCCGACGGCGAGTACCGCTGGTTCCTGACCCGCGTGCACCCGCTCCGCGACGACGCCGGCCACGTGGTGCGGTGGTTTGGCGCCATGACCGACATCGACCGCAGCAAGCGGGTGGAGCAACGCCTCCGCGAGCAGACCGAGACGCTCGAGCTCCTCAACGAGACCGCCAAGGCCGTCGGCTCGGTGCTCGGCCTGGGCGAGCTGTTGCAGTTCATCACCGACATCGCGCGGCGGCTCAGCGGCGCCAAGTACGTCGCGTTCTACTGCAACACCGCCGACGAGGCCGGTGACGAGCTGACGCTGCGCGCGGTGTCTGGCGCCCTCCGCGAGGCGTTCGACCCGCTCGCCACCCCGTCGGCCCTGACGCTGTTCGGGCCCGACGCCGGCGGCGACCGGTCGGTCTGCGTGGACGACCTGCAGCAGGTCGCCTCGAGCGACCCCCAGAGCGACTTCCCCGGCCTGCCGCTGGGACGCTTCACCGTGCGCAGCTACCTGGCCGTGCCGGTGGCGTCGCGGTCGGGAGAGATCGTCGGCGGGCTGTTCTTCGGCCACCCCGAGCCCAACCGGTTCGGCCCGCAGATCGAGCAGGTGATCGCCGGTGTGGCTTCGCAGGCGTCGGTGGCGATCGACAACTCGAGGCTCTACGAGAACCTTAAGCAGGCCGCCGACGAGCGGCTCATGCTGCTCGAGGCCGAACGCGCCGCCCGCTCCGAGGCCGAACGCGTCAGCGTCATGAAGGACGAGTTCCTGGCCACCCTCTCGCACGAGCTGCGGACCCCCCTCAACGCCATCCTGGGCTGGGCCCAGATCCTCGACCCCGACGAGTCCGACCGCGAGGAGCTCGCCGAGGGGCTCGAGACCATCCAACGCAACGCCCGCACCCAGACCCAGCTGATCGAGGACCTGCTCGACATGAGCCGCATCATCTCCGGCAAGGTGCGGCTCGAGCCCAAGCTGCTGACCACCGCCGAGGTGATCCGCCAGGCGACCGAGTCCGTGCGGCACTCCGCCGAGGCCAAGGGCATCAAGCTGGTGCACAACTTCGACGCCGAAGGGCCGGTCTGGGGCGACCCCACCCGGCTGCAGCAGGTGTTCTGGAACCTGCTCAGCAACGCCATCAAGTTCACGCCCGCAGGCGGCAGCGTCACGACCACGCTGAGCGAGCGGGGCGGGCAGGTTGAGGTGAGCGTCACCGACTCGGGCATCGGCGTGAAGCCGGAGTTCCTGCGGGTGATGTTCGACCGCTTCCGCCAGGCCGACGCCACCACGACCCGCGCGTACGGCGGGCTTGGGCTGGGGCTGTCGATCGTTAAGAACCTGGTCGAGCTGCACGGCGGAACCATCGAGGCGTCCAGCGAGGGCGAGGGCCGCGGGGCAACCTTCACCGTCCGGCTGCCGGTGAACGAGTCCGAACGCCACGACCCGCGGCAGTCGCAGGGCGCGGCGCCCGAGGAAGCCGACCCGGGCATGGCCGGGCTGCGGGTGCTGATCGTCGAGGACGAGGTCGACTCGCGGGCGATGCTCAAACGCGTGCTGAAGCAGTCGGACGCCGAAGTGATCGAGGCCGGCTCCGCCGACGAAGGGCTCCGCCTGCTGAAGTCGACCCGGCCCGACGTGATCGTCAGC